A section of the Thauera chlorobenzoica genome encodes:
- a CDS encoding nitrous oxide reductase accessory protein NosL, translated as MCTHQRCLSRRRFLLAAAASGLLAACGQGDGGKATVVALEIERGTSCALDGMLLADYPGPKAQIHYAGVAEPDWFCDTVEMFNIYLNPEQARAIAAIFVQDMGQADWNAPQGHWIDARAAFYVFGSKRLGSMGPTAASFAREADAQAFAAEHGGSVLRFDEVTPDRVVLDGGALHDQRM; from the coding sequence ATGTGCACCCATCAGCGCTGCCTTTCCCGCCGCCGCTTCCTGCTCGCCGCCGCGGCGAGCGGCCTGCTCGCCGCCTGCGGCCAGGGCGACGGCGGCAAGGCCACGGTCGTCGCCCTCGAAATCGAGCGCGGCACCAGCTGCGCCCTCGACGGCATGCTGCTCGCCGATTACCCCGGCCCCAAGGCGCAGATCCACTATGCCGGCGTGGCCGAGCCGGACTGGTTCTGCGACACCGTCGAGATGTTCAACATCTACCTGAACCCGGAACAGGCGCGGGCCATCGCGGCGATCTTCGTCCAGGACATGGGCCAGGCCGACTGGAACGCCCCGCAGGGCCACTGGATCGACGCCAGGGCCGCGTTCTACGTCTTCGGCTCGAAGCGCCTGGGTTCGATGGGCCCGACCGCCGCCTCCTTCGCCCGCGAGGCCGATGCGCAAGCCTTCGCCGCCGAACATGGCGGCAGCGTCCTCCGTTTCGACGAGGTTACTCCCGACCGGGTCGTCCTCGACGGCGGCGCCCTCCACGACCAGAGGATGTAA
- a CDS encoding nitrous oxide reductase accessory protein NosL, which produces MSGRAPVRRLLLAGAVLAAGAGATLFWQHGQRAANAFEPSIDDVCVVPPATRPSAHPYDPTSGRGIHEARPIPTDARCAVCGMYPARFPRWAAQLIFADGAAHFFDSPVDLFMFLADPRRFGSTRDAGEGAALYVTDFGDGRWLDAHTARFVLGSRIRGPMRGPDLPAFADAAAAQAFIAEHGGRLLRFDEVEPAVVDGLRNANHTHHTH; this is translated from the coding sequence GTGAGCGGCCGCGCCCCGGTGCGCAGGCTGCTGCTCGCCGGCGCCGTGCTCGCGGCGGGGGCCGGTGCCACGCTGTTCTGGCAGCACGGCCAGCGTGCGGCGAACGCGTTCGAGCCGTCGATCGACGATGTCTGCGTGGTTCCGCCGGCGACCCGGCCTTCCGCCCACCCTTACGACCCCACCTCCGGGCGCGGCATCCATGAAGCGCGCCCGATCCCGACCGATGCCCGCTGCGCGGTGTGCGGCATGTACCCCGCGCGCTTCCCGCGCTGGGCGGCGCAGCTGATCTTCGCCGACGGCGCCGCCCATTTCTTCGATTCGCCGGTCGACCTGTTCATGTTCCTCGCCGATCCCCGCCGTTTCGGCTCGACGCGCGACGCCGGGGAAGGCGCCGCGCTTTACGTGACCGATTTCGGCGACGGCCGCTGGCTGGATGCGCACACGGCACGCTTCGTCCTCGGCTCCCGCATCCGCGGTCCGATGCGCGGCCCCGACCTGCCCGCCTTCGCCGACGCAGCCGCCGCCCAGGCCTTCATCGCCGAACACGGCGGCCGCCTGCTGCGCTTCGACGAAGTGGAGCCCGCAGTCGTCGACGGCCTGCGCAACGCCAACCACACCCATCACACCCACTGA
- a CDS encoding c-type cytochrome → MNKSPFLLAAAVSVLLAACGGSDSGAPAAPAAAPAPVAAAPAAPAAPANAAGEGVYKKVCALCHAAGVAGAPMPGNKDEWAPRIAQGEETLYKHAIEGFTGEKGMMPARGGGTSLSDDEVKAAVDYMVAKSK, encoded by the coding sequence ATGAACAAATCCCCCTTCCTCCTCGCCGCGGCGGTTTCGGTCCTGCTGGCCGCATGTGGTGGTTCCGATTCGGGTGCGCCTGCCGCGCCTGCTGCTGCCCCCGCGCCGGTCGCGGCCGCGCCGGCCGCTCCTGCCGCCCCGGCCAATGCCGCAGGCGAAGGGGTGTACAAGAAGGTCTGTGCCCTGTGTCACGCCGCTGGGGTGGCCGGTGCACCGATGCCGGGCAACAAGGACGAGTGGGCGCCGCGCATCGCCCAGGGCGAGGAAACGCTCTACAAGCATGCGATCGAGGGCTTCACCGGCGAGAAGGGGATGATGCCGGCACGCGGTGGCGGCACCTCGCTGAGTGACGACGAAGTCAAAGCTGCGGTCGACTACATGGTGGCGAAGTCGAAGTAA
- the gluQRS gene encoding tRNA glutamyl-Q(34) synthetase GluQRS: protein MTFSPRLYAGRFAPSPTGALHFGSLVAAVGSFLEARSHQGRWLLRIEDIDAPRCVPGAAEDILATLERFGFEWDEAPVWQSRRGEAYEAALEQLKARGFAYPCACTRRDLAAAPAARDGSHRYPGTCRDGLPPGRSARAWRVRADGRIHFVDAVQGPQEVDLAADAGDYIVRRADGLFAYQLAVVVDDAAAGITDVVRGADLLDSTARQIHLQRLLGAPRPNYTHLPLATNAAGEKLSKQTLARAIGDRAPAVALVAALRFLGHNPPDTLAHASLTELWHWAQTHWSLSAVPRCRQAVASGFY, encoded by the coding sequence ATGACCTTCAGCCCCCGCCTTTATGCTGGCCGCTTCGCTCCCTCACCCACCGGGGCGCTGCACTTCGGCTCGCTGGTCGCCGCCGTCGGCAGCTTTCTCGAGGCACGCAGTCACCAGGGGCGCTGGCTGCTGCGCATCGAGGACATCGACGCGCCGCGCTGCGTCCCGGGCGCCGCCGAGGACATTCTCGCCACGCTGGAACGCTTCGGTTTCGAATGGGATGAGGCCCCCGTCTGGCAAAGCCGCCGCGGCGAAGCCTACGAAGCCGCGCTCGAGCAGCTCAAGGCGCGCGGCTTCGCCTACCCCTGCGCCTGCACCCGGCGCGATCTGGCCGCCGCCCCGGCCGCGCGCGACGGCTCGCACCGCTATCCCGGCACCTGCCGCGACGGCCTGCCGCCCGGGCGCAGCGCACGCGCCTGGCGCGTGCGCGCGGACGGACGGATCCACTTCGTCGACGCGGTGCAAGGCCCGCAGGAGGTCGATCTCGCCGCCGACGCCGGGGACTACATCGTCCGGCGTGCGGACGGCTTGTTCGCCTACCAGCTCGCGGTCGTGGTCGATGACGCCGCTGCCGGCATCACCGACGTGGTGCGCGGCGCCGACCTGCTCGATTCGACCGCCCGCCAGATCCACCTCCAGCGCCTGCTCGGCGCGCCGCGGCCGAACTACACCCATTTGCCGCTGGCCACCAACGCCGCCGGCGAAAAGCTCTCCAAGCAGACGCTGGCGCGCGCCATCGGCGACCGGGCTCCAGCCGTCGCCCTGGTGGCCGCACTGCGCTTTCTCGGCCACAATCCCCCCGACACCCTCGCCCACGCCTCCCTCACCGAGCTGTGGCACTGGGCGCAAACCCATTGGTCGCTTTCTGCCGTGCCGCGCTGCCGCCAGGCCGTCGCCAGCGGCTTTTACTGA
- a CDS encoding CoA-binding protein: MHPNDISADPAAIRRLLQDSRNIAVVGLSPKPARPSNEVAHYLRAAGYTILPVNPLHDEVMGERCYPSLHDVPQPIDIVDIFRKPEEVMPVVDEAIAVGARSVWFQLGVIAPEAAAKAAAAGLEVVMDRCTKIEHARLLAR; encoded by the coding sequence ATGCACCCGAACGACATCAGCGCCGATCCCGCAGCGATCCGCCGCCTGCTCCAGGACAGCCGCAACATCGCGGTCGTCGGCCTTTCGCCCAAGCCCGCGCGGCCGAGCAACGAAGTGGCGCACTATCTGCGCGCCGCCGGCTACACCATCCTCCCGGTCAATCCGCTCCACGATGAAGTCATGGGCGAACGATGCTATCCGAGCCTGCACGACGTTCCCCAGCCGATCGACATCGTCGACATCTTCCGCAAGCCTGAGGAGGTGATGCCGGTCGTCGACGAGGCGATCGCCGTCGGTGCCCGCAGTGTCTGGTTCCAGCTCGGGGTGATCGCGCCGGAAGCGGCCGCCAAGGCCGCTGCCGCCGGCCTCGAAGTGGTGATGGATCGCTGCACCAAGATCGAGCATGCGCGCCTGCTCGCGCGCTGA